From Halorussus lipolyticus:
CCGCACCATGTCCGCGGCGGAGGCCGGGCCGGGCATGAACGGCGCGAAGTCGGTCACGAAGTCGTGTTCGACCTCGATTTCGGCGAGGTCGTCGGTGTCGGCGTCCTCCTTGCGCTCGTCGATGGCGTCGAACAGGTCGTCTCGCTCGTTGGTGCCGAACGCCGAGTCCTGAAGCATGTCGGCGAGGCGACGGGCCTGCAGGGCGGTAATCGGCTCCTCGGAATCGACCTTCTCGACCGCATCGACGTACTGCTGGAGGCGGTCGGTCCACATCCGCTGGTCGGTCAGACACTTGAACGGGATGCCCTCGTCGATGAACTCGTCGATGAACCGGAACATCTGGTAGCGCGCCCGGAACAGCAACATCAGGGTGCCGTCGTGTTCCTCGATGGTGTACCGGACGTTCCGGACGAGTTCGAGCATCGAGGGGCTATCGACCTGTTCGACCTTCCCGCCCTGTTTGCGCGGCGAGAGGTTCTTCTCTTGGCGCTCGTCGATGTGCTGGACCTCCTGCTGGACGACGCGCAGAATCTCGGAGGGGAGTCGGTGCGAGGTGTCGAGAATCACGTCGTTGCCGGTCTCCTCGAGCAGGAGTTTGGGGTCCGCACCCTGCCACGCGTAGACCACTTGGTCGTCGTCGCCCGCGATGAGGACCTCCTCCATGTGGGGCTTCCACTCCTCGTAGACGTCGTACTGGAGGCTGGTGATGTCCTGAAACTCGTCGATGACCAGATACTCGACGTTGGGCAGGAGCGACCGCTGTTGGACTCGTTCGAGCATGTCGGCGAAGCCGACCAAATCGTGTTCGCCCTTGTAGTTTCGCCACCCGCGGATGGCCTCGGGCACGTCGAGTCGGTCGTCGTCGCTGGGCCACGTCGGCGTGTACTTGTTACCCTCTTGGGCGTTCGGGTCGATGTCCGGCGGGAGACGGACCTCCTCGTCGTTCCACTGGAAGGGCACGTCGTACCAGTCCGAAACGTCTCTGCTGGTGCGCTGAAGCCACTGACTCGTGGCGATAATCTTGTTGCCGAGCGTGGTCGAGCGAGCAGTCCGGCGACCCGCGCCGCTGTACTCGTCTTCGAACTCGATGCCGAAGTCCTCGCAGAACTCCTTCTTGTCGGACTCGCCCACCACGTCGTTGCGCGAGAGGTCCAGCAGTTCGTAGGCCTTCGCGTGCATCGTGCAGACCGACCCCTGAAGCGACCGGGGGTTGAGGTCCCGGCGCTCGGCCAGACGCTCTCGAACCTCGTTCGCCGCCGCTCGGGTGTACGAGACCAACAGAATATCGTTGACGCCGACGCCGTCCTTGTCGAGGAGACCCTCTACTCGGTCGAGCAGTTCGGTGGTCTTCCCACTTCCCGGCCCACCGAACAGACGGGTCACTTGTTCGTCCGTGTCTTGGCTCATTACACCAACCCCATGGCCCCCGCACTCATAAAACGATGTGAATTAGATTGACGGGACTCCTCGCCGGAGTCGTTGCTGTCGGGCAAGCGGGAATTAGCGGAGAATCGGCCTGTTCGGCGCGCTACGAGGTGTTTCGGGGGGACCGGGCTTCGCGGACCTCACTGCCGTCTCGGATTTTGTCTTCGCACTCGGGGCAGACGCGCGGGTCCTCTACTTCGCGGGGCGTGAAGACTCGGGCGTAAGCGTCCGTCACGAACGAACCGCAGTTTTGGCATTCGGGCATTTCTCTTGTGCCACTACGGAAATCTTACACTATATTTCTATCGACACCGGAACGGACTCCTCCGACTGACGATACAACTGTTCTGCATCCCGAAATCGGGTTGAAGGCAGTATAAGCAGTAATTTTATAATTATATTTACGAGAGTCGTCGCAGGTTGTCACGACCGCGGCGAATAAGGGTGCGTAGGCCACAGTACCCACGATGGCACCTGCTCTCGACGTGTTGGCGTTCGCGCTCCTGCCGGCCCTCCTGTGGGGGTTCGCCCCCATCGTCTCCAAGCGAGGGATGGCCGCCGGCGGGACCTCCGCGCAGGCGTCGCTGGTCGTCGTCCTCGTGGACTCCGCAATCTACTGGACCGCGCTCTTTCTGCTCAAGGACGGGAATCCCCTCGCTGGCCTCTCGCCGTGGACGCTCGGGGTCTTCGCGTTCGCCGGACTCGTCGGGACCTCGCTCGGCAGACTGGCGGTGTTCACCGGGGTCGATAGGGTCGGCGCGAGCGTCAACAGCGCGGGGGTCAGCACCCGACCGCTGTTCGCCACCGGCCTCGCCGTGGTCTGGTTAGGCGAGGACGTAACCCTTGCGACCGTTTTGGGCATCCTCGTGTTGGTCGCTGGCCTCGTGGTCCTCGCGCTGGCGAAGGGCGGCGACATCTCGGGGTGGGAACGCCGGGACCTGCTGTTTCCGGTCGCGGCGGCCTGCGCGTTCGCGGTCGGCAACGTCGTCCGGAAGTTCGGTCTCGACACGACGCCCGCCACGACCTTGCAGGCGGTCACGGTCAACGAAACCGCCGCGCTCGTCGGTCTGGCGGGGTACGCCATCGCCGCGAATCGGCGGGACGTGTTCGACATGCCGCGGCGGACCTACGGCTACTTTGCGATTTCGGGGACCATCACGGCCGTCGCGCTCCTCTCGCTGTTCGAGGCCTTCTCCCGCGGGCCAGTCGCCATCGTGGACCCCCTCGCGGGCACCGCGCCGCTCTTTACGACGATTTTCGCGGCGGTCCTGCTGAAGGACTTAGAGAACGTCACTCGCGGCGTCGTCGCGGGCGCGGCGCTCATCGTCGTCGGTGCGGGAGTCATCACCGCGCTCTGACTCGCCGAACGCTATCCCAAAAATCGCATGACGACGCCGATGGCAATCGTGAGGACGCCGAGAATCGTCGCAACTGGCGGAATCGGGACGAACAGCAACACCACCCCGGCGAGGATGACGTAGGTCGAGAGTCGGACCATACCCTACGGAGGACCCGGAATCGGAAACCAGTTGGTCCGGGTTGCCGGTCCGTCGTCGCCGAAAAAAGCTCCAATCGGGTAGTCGTCTTCCGGTACACGCTCCTGCGCCGAGGAGGGGCGACCGAAACTACGGTCGCCAACCGCAGACGGTACACTCGCTCGCAGACGTCTCGTGAAGTCCGCCGCACTCTGGACACTGTTTCTTGTTATAGTCCTCCTGCCAGCCCACGGTTTCGGTTTCGTGGCCACGCTCGGACAGGAACTCGTCGAAAAGGTCGTCGTCGCCAGTCGGTGCGGTCGCCATACATGGTATGGTAATGCACACCACCCTTATAACCGTGTTGGTCTAACAGGCAGGTTATACCGATATGGAAACTCCTGATTTCTCACGTGCCAGAACCTGTCCCACGGAGTAGGACCGTCCTAACTGCCTGACGAACGCCGGAAAATCGGGGTCGGTCAGTCGGTCGCTACTCGAATTTCACGCCCACGTCGTGCATCCCCTTGTTCTCCATGGCGATGTTGATGAGGAGCGGCGTCATGCTCTCGACTTCGGCGGCGTTGGCGATGCCGCCGGCCTTCAGCGCCCGCAGGCCCTCGATTTGGTCGGCCAGTTGGCGTACCGTCTCCACCGCGTCCTCGTCGTCGCCGACCACGAGCGTATCGAGGTCCAACTCCACGTCGAGGTTGGCGAGTCGGTCGGCCGACAGGTTGTGGAAGGCCCCGACGACCGGGACCTCCTCGGGTGCTGTATCGGCGACGAGTTTCGTCACGCTCCCGGCCTTCGGGGGTTTGTAGTGGAACCCCTCGTCGTCGCGGTCCATCCCGACCGCCGGGGAGACCAACACGTCGGCCTCCTCGATGCGGTCGGCGACCGCTTCCACCGTGTCGCGGGCGTGGAAGGCGGGCACCGCCAGCACCACCACGTCGGCCCGGTCGGCCGCCATCTCGTTGGCGAAGCCGTTGATTTCGCGTTCGACGCCGACGCTATCGAGTTCGGTCTCGTACTCGTCGGCCTTCTGTCGGGCTTTCTCGGGGTCGCGGGACCCGATGATGACTTCGTGGTCGGTGTCTCGCGCCCACCGGAGCGCGAGGGCCTGTCCGATGTCGCCGGTTCCGCCGAGGAGTGCGATTCGCATACCCCCTACTCCGGGCGGGCGGAAAGTAAGGTTTCCTGACTCCGGCAATACGCGGTGTTACGGATTGGAATTGTGTACCTTTCTTTAGGACAACTTTTTATTTTCTTTAGAATTGTATAGTTATTGGGGTGGATAGCGCCGGGACAGACGACCGCCGAGAAATCCGAGTCGAAGGTTTCGAAAGCCCCCGCGCGGTTCGCGGTCACGCGAGCGGAGCGAGTGTGACCTCGGAGGACGCGGTTTGTCCTCCGGCGGTCGTTCAGCAGGATATTCAGCGCGCGCAGAACTGCGCGCGCTGAATAGTGGCCGTGCTGAAGCGACTAAACTGCACGCGAACCCCGCGGCCCCTTTCAGTCCCACCCGGCAGATGGTCGGCCGGGCGCTCGCTGGCGGTGGGCCATCACCGCACTCTCGCCTCCGCGACCGCTACGATTCCCGACTCGTCAGCTTCGCCCACCCGCCGAGGTACGCCAGCCACGCGCCGAACGCGACCCCTGCCAGCGTGAACGCGGTTTGGAGGACCGAGGCCGACCCCAGACCGACCGCGAACGCCACCGCGCGCCACGCCATCGAGACGGCGAGGACGCCGCCGAGGAGAAGCAAATACCGACGCCACCACGGACTGACCGACTGCTGGCCGTACAGGTAGAGCGCCGCGAGCGCCATCAGAAACGTCGGAGCGGCGTAGAGCAACTGCGTGAGGGGGTCGGGCGGGGAGAGAACCGCACCGAGGAGAAACGAGACGACGAGCGCGTCCGTCGCCACGTCCCCGAGTCTGGACCAATCCATACCCTCACCCACCGACAGCGACGACAAAAAGCTACTCCAGCAGGTCGGGCAGGTCGTTCACCGAGTCGAGGACCGCATCTGCGTCCACTTCTTCGTACTTCCGTCTGCCCTCCTCGCCGGTCAGGCCGCCGGTCAGCACGCCGACGCCGAAGTAGTCCCGAGTAGGGTCGGCCTCCTCGGCGTTGTGGGCGGTCTTCACGTCGTCGAGCGTGTCACCCACGAAGACCACCGAGTCCGCGTCGAATCGCTCGGCGAGCGTCGTCAGCGCGTGGGGGTGTGGCTTGCCCTCGTCCCAGTCGTCCATCGTGAAGCGCCGGTCCTCGGGCACGCTGAGGCCCGCCCGGCGCTGGGCGATGTCGGCCTCGTCTCGGGGCCGGCCAGTGACGACGCCGAGGGGGTAGTCGCCGAGGAGGTCCAACGTCTCCGATTCCAGCAGGATTGGCTCGTCGTGGATGAACCCCGGCGCGTCGAGGTCCGGATTCGGCTCTCCGTCCTCGATGTCGGCGTACAGGTCGTCGCCGAGGTAGAGTTGCTGGAAGACCTCTCGGAGGTGTTCGGGGTCCCAGTCTGCTCTGGCGCGCTCGCTGGCCGACGCCGAGAGGGCCTCGTCCACGACGGCCTCGGCGGCGTCGAGTCCGTCGGCACCGCCGGTCTCCTCGCGCTCGGCCCGCCGGGCCGCGATTCGGTCGGTGAACGCCTCAACGTCAAGGTCCATGCCTTCCCGGCGCGCGAGGACGAACAGCGC
This genomic window contains:
- a CDS encoding DUF7563 family protein, which encodes MPECQNCGSFVTDAYARVFTPREVEDPRVCPECEDKIRDGSEVREARSPRNTS
- a CDS encoding DMT family transporter, which produces MAPALDVLAFALLPALLWGFAPIVSKRGMAAGGTSAQASLVVVLVDSAIYWTALFLLKDGNPLAGLSPWTLGVFAFAGLVGTSLGRLAVFTGVDRVGASVNSAGVSTRPLFATGLAVVWLGEDVTLATVLGILVLVAGLVVLALAKGGDISGWERRDLLFPVAAACAFAVGNVVRKFGLDTTPATTLQAVTVNETAALVGLAGYAIAANRRDVFDMPRRTYGYFAISGTITAVALLSLFEAFSRGPVAIVDPLAGTAPLFTTIFAAVLLKDLENVTRGVVAGAALIVVGAGVITAL
- the npdG gene encoding NADPH-dependent F420 reductase, encoding MRIALLGGTGDIGQALALRWARDTDHEVIIGSRDPEKARQKADEYETELDSVGVEREINGFANEMAADRADVVVLAVPAFHARDTVEAVADRIEEADVLVSPAVGMDRDDEGFHYKPPKAGSVTKLVADTAPEEVPVVGAFHNLSADRLANLDVELDLDTLVVGDDEDAVETVRQLADQIEGLRALKAGGIANAAEVESMTPLLINIAMENKGMHDVGVKFE
- a CDS encoding UvrD-helicase domain-containing protein; translation: MSQDTDEQVTRLFGGPGSGKTTELLDRVEGLLDKDGVGVNDILLVSYTRAAANEVRERLAERRDLNPRSLQGSVCTMHAKAYELLDLSRNDVVGESDKKEFCEDFGIEFEDEYSGAGRRTARSTTLGNKIIATSQWLQRTSRDVSDWYDVPFQWNDEEVRLPPDIDPNAQEGNKYTPTWPSDDDRLDVPEAIRGWRNYKGEHDLVGFADMLERVQQRSLLPNVEYLVIDEFQDITSLQYDVYEEWKPHMEEVLIAGDDDQVVYAWQGADPKLLLEETGNDVILDTSHRLPSEILRVVQQEVQHIDERQEKNLSPRKQGGKVEQVDSPSMLELVRNVRYTIEEHDGTLMLLFRARYQMFRFIDEFIDEGIPFKCLTDQRMWTDRLQQYVDAVEKVDSEEPITALQARRLADMLQDSAFGTNERDDLFDAIDERKEDADTDDLAEIEVEHDFVTDFAPFMPGPASAADMVRKVTSFQKNSMRAYFGGDYEGMEADRVRIGTIHSAKGREADHVFVATDLTEKVVEQMAATVDGPVEGEEFTATTDPVPTLTDNERRVFYVGMSRARERLVVMENLVGGAPTLPIDVLLYNEPNGKGVAEALEEVEEPPAQ
- a CDS encoding transporter, yielding MVRLSTYVILAGVVLLFVPIPPVATILGVLTIAIGVVMRFLG
- a CDS encoding HVO_0416 family zinc finger protein, whose amino-acid sequence is MATAPTGDDDLFDEFLSERGHETETVGWQEDYNKKQCPECGGLHETSASECTVCGWRP
- a CDS encoding TIGR01548 family HAD-type hydrolase; translated protein: MQVDAVVLDIDGVVVDESDSYRRAVVETVARVHGDTIEKEATQLFKDAGGFNNDWDVTYAVALFVLARREGMDLDVEAFTDRIAARRAEREETGGADGLDAAEAVVDEALSASASERARADWDPEHLREVFQQLYLGDDLYADIEDGEPNPDLDAPGFIHDEPILLESETLDLLGDYPLGVVTGRPRDEADIAQRRAGLSVPEDRRFTMDDWDEGKPHPHALTTLAERFDADSVVFVGDTLDDVKTAHNAEEADPTRDYFGVGVLTGGLTGEEGRRKYEEVDADAVLDSVNDLPDLLE